In candidate division KSB1 bacterium, a single genomic region encodes these proteins:
- a CDS encoding response regulator transcription factor, producing the protein MEKTQILLIEDNNLLREGIAAMLTEHDDFDVVARSEDGDAIEQLKNMRFPPNVVLLDLGLEKVNSLELMTLLQDKLPTAKIIAMDIIPDHVDIVEFVKAGGSGFILKNAPFSDWIETIKTVIKGENVLPPILTNSLFTQIIDLAVKSGKDIPADSVRFTPREREVVNLIAEGMSNKEIAATLHIATYTVKSHVHNILEKLALNNRLQIAAFALKQ; encoded by the coding sequence ATGGAAAAAACACAAATTCTATTAATCGAAGACAATAACCTGCTGCGCGAAGGGATCGCTGCCATGCTCACTGAGCATGATGATTTCGATGTCGTTGCGCGATCGGAAGATGGCGACGCGATAGAACAATTAAAGAATATGCGATTCCCCCCGAATGTTGTCCTGTTGGATTTGGGACTGGAAAAAGTAAACAGCCTGGAGCTGATGACTCTGCTTCAGGATAAATTACCCACGGCAAAGATTATCGCCATGGACATTATTCCCGATCATGTTGACATTGTTGAATTTGTCAAAGCCGGGGGATCCGGTTTCATTCTTAAAAACGCACCTTTTAGCGATTGGATCGAAACGATAAAGACCGTTATAAAGGGTGAAAATGTGCTTCCACCGATTTTGACCAATTCACTCTTTACACAAATTATCGATTTAGCCGTCAAGAGCGGCAAAGACATACCTGCCGACTCTGTCCGGTTTACGCCTCGAGAACGTGAAGTGGTGAATCTGATTGCGGAAGGCATGAGCAACAAAGAAATCGCTGCCACACTCCACATCGCCACCTATACCGTCAAAAGCCACGTACACAATATTCTGGAAAAACTCGCTCTTAACAATCGCCTGCAGATAGCGGCATTTGCCCTCAAGCAATAA
- a CDS encoding OmpA family protein, with amino-acid sequence MRQDIENAKIERIGEGIKITFDSGILFEYDSSELQPAAKTNIESLAKVLKKYPDTNILIEGDTDDKGSEEYNQKLSERRAQAVADYQRNLGIDGSRITTTGLGELNPIASNDTDYGREQNRRVELPFWRNKSKKAAEDGKRTNSRSSESVKPVLMKEDAIVLVMKRRQ; translated from the coding sequence ATGAGACAGGACATCGAGAACGCAAAAATCGAGCGAATTGGTGAGGGAATCAAGATCACGTTTGACTCCGGAATTCTCTTTGAATATGATTCTTCCGAGTTGCAGCCTGCGGCAAAGACGAACATTGAGAGTTTGGCAAAGGTGCTTAAGAAATATCCGGATACAAACATTCTCATTGAAGGCGATACCGATGATAAAGGCTCTGAAGAATACAACCAAAAGTTGTCCGAACGTCGTGCTCAAGCCGTTGCCGATTATCAAAGAAATCTGGGTATTGACGGCTCAAGGATTACCACGACAGGACTCGGCGAGTTGAATCCGATCGCTTCAAATGATACAGACTATGGTCGTGAACAAAATCGACGCGTGGAGCTGCCATTTTGGCGAAATAAATCGAAAAAAGCCGCAGAAGACGGCAAACGAACCAACTCGCGTTCGAGTGAATCCGTTAAACCAGTGCTGATGAAAGAAGATGCGATAGTATTAGTCATGAAAAGGAGGCAATAA
- a CDS encoding Thivi_2564 family membrane protein yields MPLINVVIVLIVVGVLLWLINQYIPMHRKIKTILNVVVIIAVVLWLLSAFGVIGSMSTIRIGR; encoded by the coding sequence ATGCCACTAATTAATGTTGTCATCGTTCTGATCGTAGTCGGTGTTCTTTTGTGGTTGATTAATCAGTACATACCAATGCATCGCAAGATCAAAACGATCTTGAATGTTGTCGTGATCATCGCGGTGGTTTTGTGGCTGTTGAGTGCTTTTGGGGTGATCGGCTCCATGTCCACTATCCGCATTGGCAGATGA
- a CDS encoding LapA family protein: MQDGRFPLVVSQNQAPWHVRFLWLTGDVPGIILLFLTAATGFIAGITATLLVKRRAKPQHKNESNNK, encoded by the coding sequence GTGCAGGATGGTCGCTTTCCGCTAGTTGTGTCTCAGAATCAAGCGCCCTGGCACGTTCGTTTTCTCTGGCTGACCGGAGATGTGCCGGGCATCATCCTGCTGTTTTTAACCGCAGCCACAGGGTTTATCGCAGGAATTACTGCGACGCTTCTGGTGAAGCGTCGCGCAAAACCACAACATAAAAATGAAAGTAATAACAAATGA
- a CDS encoding coiled coil domain-containing protein produces the protein MSEKELYQQKKQAQLDEWKAKVEKLKAKASGAGADAHLELNKQIEALKGKIESGKNKLAEIADASEDSWESIKDGVESDKVCFQ, from the coding sequence ATGAGTGAGAAAGAACTGTATCAGCAGAAAAAACAGGCTCAGTTGGACGAGTGGAAAGCAAAAGTAGAAAAGCTTAAGGCAAAGGCCTCTGGAGCCGGCGCTGACGCACATCTGGAATTGAACAAGCAGATCGAAGCACTAAAAGGCAAGATTGAGAGTGGAAAGAACAAGCTTGCTGAAATTGCGGACGCAAGTGAAGACTCGTGGGAGTCGATCAAAGACGGTGTGGAATCCGACAAAGTCTGCTTTCAGTGA